One genomic region from Balneola sp. encodes:
- a CDS encoding glutamine synthetase translates to MAYSKLEYIWLDGYEPTQLLRSKTKVVHDFSGKLEDCPMWNFDGSSTEQATGGSSDCLLKPVAIFPDPDREHSFLVMTEVLNADGTPHESNGRATIDDDSDDFWFGFEQEYFLNDPETGLPLGFPEGGYPSPQGPYYCGVGGSRAFGRDIIEEHLDLCLEAGLNVEGINAEVAAGQWEFQIFAKGAHSAGDQIWVARYLIERTAEKYGIIVDWHPKPLGDTDWNGSGMHANFSNGKMREEGGEKYMKEVCEAFGNFISEHIEVYGADNDQRLTGKHETQSIDKFSYGVSDRGASIRIPVTTVEDGWIGRLEDRRPASNADPYKVGARIIKTVNTAS, encoded by the coding sequence ATGGCGTATTCTAAACTCGAGTATATATGGCTTGATGGCTATGAACCAACTCAGCTTCTCAGAAGCAAAACAAAAGTCGTTCATGATTTCAGCGGTAAGCTGGAAGATTGTCCAATGTGGAACTTTGATGGAAGTTCTACCGAGCAGGCTACCGGCGGCTCATCTGACTGCTTGCTAAAACCTGTTGCTATTTTTCCTGATCCTGATCGTGAGCATAGCTTTCTGGTAATGACTGAAGTACTGAATGCTGACGGAACTCCACACGAGAGTAACGGCCGTGCCACCATTGATGATGACAGCGATGATTTCTGGTTCGGTTTTGAACAAGAGTATTTTTTAAATGACCCGGAAACAGGATTGCCATTGGGTTTTCCTGAAGGCGGATATCCTTCTCCACAGGGACCATACTACTGTGGCGTAGGTGGCTCACGAGCATTTGGACGAGATATTATTGAAGAGCATTTAGATCTTTGCCTCGAAGCAGGTCTTAATGTGGAAGGTATTAATGCTGAAGTAGCTGCCGGACAGTGGGAATTTCAAATTTTTGCCAAAGGTGCTCATAGTGCAGGCGACCAGATTTGGGTAGCAAGGTACCTTATTGAGCGAACAGCTGAAAAATATGGCATTATTGTTGACTGGCATCCTAAGCCACTTGGCGATACTGACTGGAACGGTTCTGGCATGCACGCTAACTTCTCAAATGGAAAAATGAGAGAAGAAGGCGGTGAGAAATACATGAAAGAAGTATGTGAAGCTTTCGGAAATTTCATCTCTGAGCACATTGAAGTTTATGGCGCTGATAACGATCAGCGATTGACCGGTAAGCATGAGACACAGTCTATTGACAAATTCAGCTACGGGGTTTCTGACCGCGGAGCTTCTATCCGAATTCCGGTAACAACTGTAGAAGATGGCTGGATTGGACGACTCGAAGATCGCCGTCCTGCTTCTAACGCAGATCCTTATAAAGTAGGAGCCCGAATTATTAAGACTGTGAACACAGCTTCATAA
- a CDS encoding tRNA-binding protein, with the protein MKEISWSDFEKVELRTGTIIGVKEFPEAHTPAYKLEIDFGNEIGVRSSSAQITDLYKPDDLKGKQVVAVVNFPAKQIGPFMSECLIMGFPDEMGNVVLAVPDKKVPNGMKLF; encoded by the coding sequence ATGAAAGAAATTAGCTGGAGTGATTTCGAGAAGGTTGAACTTAGAACCGGGACTATCATTGGGGTGAAGGAATTTCCTGAGGCTCATACTCCGGCTTATAAGTTAGAGATCGACTTTGGTAATGAGATAGGTGTTCGAAGTTCTTCAGCACAAATAACAGATTTATATAAACCGGATGACCTGAAAGGTAAGCAGGTGGTAGCCGTCGTTAATTTCCCGGCAAAACAAATAGGTCCCTTTATGTCAGAATGCCTTATTATGGGGTTCCCTGACGAAATGGGCAACGTCGTTCTAGCCGTTCCTGATAAAAAAGTACCAAACGGAATGAAACTTTTTTAG